From a single Scomber japonicus isolate fScoJap1 chromosome 12, fScoJap1.pri, whole genome shotgun sequence genomic region:
- the iba57 gene encoding putative transferase CAF17 homolog, mitochondrial has translation MINMGVLCLARGAFTSSRYLGVYARAYSARHLCVALLSGAPSPTGVTVRKYSQDKSVAGQFVCYHLNNRTLLKIQGHDTSSFLQGIITNDMELLEEPAQRVMYSHMLNVQGRTLYDIMLYSLKEADAGCGVLLECDSTIKDSILRHLKVYKIRRKVNLTPCPELSVWAVLPQQQNPNNPVNKPKLSSPEKALVWETDPRTQEMGWRLVLDNKVDPSDVIASCQKGDTEEYHRHRYAIGLPEGVRDLPPGVALPLESNLVYMQGISFSKGCYIGQELTARTHHTGVVRKRLMPVRLSNPVQNLEEGAALQTQSGKPAGKHRAGIGELGLSLIRLAHSKEELTLKSSDNTAVTLEVSVPDWWPKDVKTN, from the exons ATGATCAACATGGGGGTCTTGTGTCTCGCCAGAGGAGCGTTCACGTCTAGTCGTTATCTCGGTGTTTACGCCAGAGCATACAGCGCTCGGCATTTATGCGTAGCGTTACTCTCCGGTGCTCCGTCTCCGACGGGAGTCACTGTTAGGAAGTACAGTCAGGATAAAAGTGTGGCCGGACAGTTTGTGTGCTATCACCTTAATAACAGGACCCTGCTGAAAATCCAGGGACACGACACAAGCTCGTTTCTTCAGGGGATTATCACCAATGACatggagctgctggaggagccTGCACAAAGAGTCATGTACTCACATATGCTCAACGTGCAGGGGAGGACACTGTATGACATCATGTTGTACAG TCTAAAAGAAGCAGATGCAGGATGTGGTGTTCTCCTGGAATGTGACAGCACAATAAAGGACTCAATCTTGAGACACTTGAAGGTGTACAAGATCCGTAGAAAGGTCAACTTAACCCCATGTCCAGAGCTCTCTGTGTGGGCGGTGCTCCCCCAGCAACAAAACCCAAATAATCCAGTCAATAAACCTAAGCTGTCCTCCCCTGAAAAGGCTCTGGTATGGGAGACGGATCCTCGAACTCAGGAAATGGGCTGGAGACTGGTGTTAGACAATAAAGTTGATCCTTCAGATGTCATTGCATCATGTCAGAAAGGTGACACAGAAGAGTATCACAGACATCGCTATGCAATAG GACTTCCTGAGGGAGTGAGGGACCTTCCTCCTGGGGTCGCATTACCACTAGAATCAAATCTTGTGTACATGCAGGGCATCAGTTTCAGCAAGGGCTGCTACATTGGCCAGGAGCTCACAGCCAGGACTCATCACACTGGAGTGGTTCGGAAACGCCTGATGCCGGTACGCTTGTCAAACCCTGTCCAGAACCTTGAGGAAGGAGCCGCCCTGCAAACACAGTCAGGCAAGCCAGCTGGGAAACACCGAGCAGGGATCGGAGAGCTGGGCCTCAGCCTAATCCGCCTAGCTCATTCCAAAGAGGAGTTGACGCTCAAATCTTCCGACAACACCGCAGTGACACTTGAGGTCTCTGTGCCAGACTGGTGGCCTAAAGACGTGAAAACCAACTGA